A genomic segment from Xiphophorus maculatus strain JP 163 A chromosome 6, X_maculatus-5.0-male, whole genome shotgun sequence encodes:
- the LOC102236631 gene encoding neuronal tyrosine-phosphorylated phosphoinositide-3-kinase adapter 2-like isoform X1 has translation MMSSKEEETLSFFQYVEENGLRAYNSLLAQNLDHTRNERNRTFLQEKNEKKRKQEEAIRRTGEDIATEGKHLRMGSITMPEPQERMPLPHLHTIACGQGFSVRSQSLHSVGGGNTGGGGGDEEVGSPTSRKQPPPKPRRDPATKLSMSSEAVDHSAMSTCRGERCDAVQGCNEDCRRVPPPKPKRNPNTQLSVSFDESYIRSHGSSGVCLSKHLHHTTSPCELNPSPPQSDESPTDECEDEPVYIEMGGIDIGPREPLKIEDEEPGESVYEEMKYPVLDDMEYRTDPVGCRSACPTPAPYDPEPLSRCSTPRNIPLCDIPAPFPNLLTHRPPLLVFPPAPAQCSPNSDESPLTPLDVAKLPMLENQPYSKSPTSSNEPPSSAHIRRELTATPTLTVSGRSSAPPLPCTLYKSSSTSSYQRSHSACPSPVSMGRCLTPLSLMRTPPFDAPMPFPGGLPRSASATPHGKGSPPQEGVGRLHGSMQNVSTGRSRTPTSPLDELTNLFTTGRNMLKKNASGRKSKEPGETESKVKSHSDSKREGKERHSKDSKRESKERHSKESSHRRERDKDKDKDRGSSNTEPPTHRRNSRDRTSSSTDVPLVRRDSKDQASSGLEPISGRRDSKDKSCSSSDPIPLIRKDSKERCFSNGELIPRKDGKDRGGGHAIEFSQRQESKDRDKLIDQQHEPLSKQDSKERARNGLDSKQDSRDRVGELLPRQESKDRNRNGPEFRHDCKDNRTDLLLHQESVDRERSSTEHKYEGRIDQPPEMLLRQETSRSNKVDFKYEGRDRNCHNGGDLPPPLLPRQESKDLIRTGLEVRRDSKDRSLNGSEQHLYDFKCSKSPPATEYRCDKERGHRSDGTPRHNNRANHNMDQSKAQEKSGSTTSGQHSSTTTPTHHGKSSGSPPLSAGTGNDLKTPSKFSRSPSMPNNPSPLGTPQRRAAETHQSQMLQMPWICGDTTMLDQIERKRTLCAEILSRQHPHLQRYLERPPPPDKNEDRHLERSQCKQESVSVLAGCGKSSGTKKIRPPPYPTQTTVFWDTAI, from the exons ATGATGAGCTCCAAAGAGGAGGAAACTCTCAGCTTTTTCCAATATGTTGAGGAGAATGGGCTGAGAGCCTACAACAGCTTGTTGGCTCAGAACTTGGACCACACCAGGAATGAAAGAAACAGGACAttcctgcaggaaaaaaacgagaagaaaagaaaacaggaggaAGCCATAAGGAG AACTGGTGAGGATATAGCAACAGAAGGCAAGCACCTGCGTATGGGCTCAATAACCATGCCTGAGCCCCAGGAGCGAATGCCCTTGCCCCACCTGCACACTATCGCTTGCGGGCAGGGCTTTTCTGTCCGCTCCCAGTCCCTCCACTCTGTTGGTGGCGGTaacacaggaggaggaggaggagatgaggAAGTGGGCAGTCCCACCTCTAGGAAGCAGCCACCACCTAAGCCTAGGAGAGACCCGGCTACCAAGCTGAGCATGTCGTCTGAAGCAGTGGACCACAGTGCCATGTCCACCTGCCGTGGGGAGAGATGTGACG CAGTACAAGGATGCAATGAGGACTGCAGAAGGGTGCCTCCTCCAAAACCCAAGAGGAACCCCAACACACAACTTAGTGTTTCCTTTGACGAGTCCTACATTAGGAGTCACGGAAGCAGTGGTGTGTGCCTGTCCAAGCACCTCCACCACACCACATCCCCATGCGAACTTAACCCTTCACCTCCACAGAGTGATGAGAGTCCCACAGACGAGTGTGAGGATGAGCCTGTCTACATAGAAATGGGGGGGATTGACATAGGGCCACGAGAACCATTGAAGATTGAGGATGAAGAGCCAGGAGAGTCTGTGTATGAGGAAATGAAGTATCCAGTCCTGGATGATATGGAGTACCGCACTGATCCTGTTGGATGTCGTTCTGCCTGCCCCACCCCAGCACCCTACGACCCTGAGCCTCTCAGTCGCTGCTCCACCCCTCGAAACATCCCCCTCTGTGACATTCCTGCACCCTTTCCTAATTTACTCACTCACCGACCGCCGCTGCTGGTGTTTCCACCAGCACCAGCCCAGTGCTCACCAAACTCAGATGAGTCTCCCCTCACACCTTTAGATGTAGCCAAATTACCAATGCTGGAGAACCAGCCCTATAGCAAATCCCCAACCTCTTCAAATGAACCTCCTTCTTCTGCTCACATCCGCAGGGAGCTCACTGCTACCCCAACACTTACAGTTTCTGGCCGCTCCTCTGCACCTCCACTCCCCTGTACGCTTTACAAATCCTCCTCAACATCATCCTATCAGCGTAGCCATTCTGCCTGCCCATCACCGGTCAGCATGGGCCGCTGTCTCACCCCTCTGAGCCTAATGCGTACACCTCCATTTGATGCTCCAATGCCTTTTCCCGGGGGTCTCCCTCGGAGTGCATCTGCAACCCCTCATGGCAAAGGTTCACCACCTCAAGAAGGTGTTGGACGACTCCACGGGTCTATGCAGAATGTGTCAACAGGTCGTTCACGGACACCCACCAGTCCACTTGATGAACTAACAAACCTGTTCACCACAGGCAGGAATATGCTGAAGAAAAATGCCAGTGGAAGGAAATCTAAAGAACCTGGAGAGA CTGAGTCTAAGGTCAAGTCTCACAGTGATTCCAAGCGTGAAGGTAAGGAACGCCACAGCAAGGATTCCAAACGTGAGTCCAAAGAGCGCCACAGCAAGGAGTCTTCTCATCgaagagaaagagacaaagacaaagacaaagataGGGGCAGCAGCAATACAGAACCTCCGACCCACAGACGGAACAGTCGAGACCGCACCTCCAGCAGTACAGATGTGCCCCTTGTCCGCAGGGATAGTAAGGATCAAGCCTCCAGTGGTCTAGAGCCCATCTCTGGGAGACGGGACTCCAAAGACAAAAGCTGCAGCTCCTCAGACCCCATACCTTTAATTAGAAAAGACTCCAAAGAAAGATGTTTTAGCAACGGTGAACTAATTCCAAGGAAAGACGGCAAAGATCGGGGTGGAGGACATGCAATAGAGTTTTCACAAAGACAGGAAAGCAAAGACAGAGACAAACTAATAGATCAGCAACACGAGCCCTTATCAAAACAAGACAGCAAAGAAAGGGCAAGAAATGGTTTGGACTCAAAGCAAGATAGCAGAGACCGTGTAGGTGAACTTCTGCCTCGTCAAGAAAGTAAAGACAGAAATAGAAATGGACCAGAATTTAGGCATGATTGCAAAGACAATCGTACTGATTTGTTACTTCATCAAGAGAGTGTAGACAGAGAAAGAAGTAGCACTGAACATAAATATGAAGGACGAATAGACCAGCCACCTGAAATGCTGCTGAGACAAGAAACATCACGGAGCAACAAGGTTGATTTTAAGTATGAAGGCAGAGATCGGAATTGCCACAATGGAGGGGATCTTCCTCCCCCACTTTTACCAAGGCAGGAAAGTAAAGACTTGATTAGGACAGGCCTTGAAGTGAGACGGGACAGCAAAGACAGAAGTCTTAATGGCTCAGAGCAGCATCTTTATGATTTCAAATGCAGCAAGAGTCCTCCGGCAACGGAGTACAGGTGTGATAAAGAGCGTGGACACAGGTCAGATGGTACGCCGAGGCATAACAACAGAGCTAATCACAATATGGACCAGTCAAAAGCACAAGAGAAAAGTGGCAGCACAACTTCAGGGCAACATTCATCCACTACTACACCCACTCACCATGGGAAATCATCCGGTAGCCCACCTTTGTCTGCAGGAACTGGAAACG atttgaaaaCTCCATCCAAGTTTAGTCGCTCCCCTTCAATGCCTAATAACCCTTCCCCACTTGGAACGCCACAGAGgagagctgcagaaacacatcAAAGTCAG ATGCTGCAGATGCCATGGATCTGTGGAGACACCACTATGCTAGATCAGATAGAAAGAAAACGGACCCTCTGTGCGGAGATCCTCTCCAGACAGCATCCACACTTGCAGAGATATCTGGAAAGGCCTCCACCTCCTGACAAGAATGAGGACAGGCACCTGGAGCGAAGTCAGTGCAAGCAGGAAAGTGTGTCTGTTCTCGCTGGCTGTGGAAAGAGCAGTGGAACCAAGAAGATCCGACCTCCCCCATACCCAACACAGACAACTGTATTCTGGGACACAGCCAtctga
- the LOC102236631 gene encoding neuronal tyrosine-phosphorylated phosphoinositide-3-kinase adapter 2-like isoform X2, protein MMSSKEEETLSFFQYVEENGLRAYNSLLAQNLDHTRNERNRTFLQEKNEKKRKQEEAIRRTGEDIATEGKHLRMGSITMPEPQERMPLPHLHTIACGQGFSVRSQSLHSVGGGNTGGGGGDEEVGSPTSRKQPPPKPRRDPATKLSMSSEAVDHSAMSTCRGERCDVQGCNEDCRRVPPPKPKRNPNTQLSVSFDESYIRSHGSSGVCLSKHLHHTTSPCELNPSPPQSDESPTDECEDEPVYIEMGGIDIGPREPLKIEDEEPGESVYEEMKYPVLDDMEYRTDPVGCRSACPTPAPYDPEPLSRCSTPRNIPLCDIPAPFPNLLTHRPPLLVFPPAPAQCSPNSDESPLTPLDVAKLPMLENQPYSKSPTSSNEPPSSAHIRRELTATPTLTVSGRSSAPPLPCTLYKSSSTSSYQRSHSACPSPVSMGRCLTPLSLMRTPPFDAPMPFPGGLPRSASATPHGKGSPPQEGVGRLHGSMQNVSTGRSRTPTSPLDELTNLFTTGRNMLKKNASGRKSKEPGETESKVKSHSDSKREGKERHSKDSKRESKERHSKESSHRRERDKDKDKDRGSSNTEPPTHRRNSRDRTSSSTDVPLVRRDSKDQASSGLEPISGRRDSKDKSCSSSDPIPLIRKDSKERCFSNGELIPRKDGKDRGGGHAIEFSQRQESKDRDKLIDQQHEPLSKQDSKERARNGLDSKQDSRDRVGELLPRQESKDRNRNGPEFRHDCKDNRTDLLLHQESVDRERSSTEHKYEGRIDQPPEMLLRQETSRSNKVDFKYEGRDRNCHNGGDLPPPLLPRQESKDLIRTGLEVRRDSKDRSLNGSEQHLYDFKCSKSPPATEYRCDKERGHRSDGTPRHNNRANHNMDQSKAQEKSGSTTSGQHSSTTTPTHHGKSSGSPPLSAGTGNDLKTPSKFSRSPSMPNNPSPLGTPQRRAAETHQSQMLQMPWICGDTTMLDQIERKRTLCAEILSRQHPHLQRYLERPPPPDKNEDRHLERSQCKQESVSVLAGCGKSSGTKKIRPPPYPTQTTVFWDTAI, encoded by the exons ATGATGAGCTCCAAAGAGGAGGAAACTCTCAGCTTTTTCCAATATGTTGAGGAGAATGGGCTGAGAGCCTACAACAGCTTGTTGGCTCAGAACTTGGACCACACCAGGAATGAAAGAAACAGGACAttcctgcaggaaaaaaacgagaagaaaagaaaacaggaggaAGCCATAAGGAG AACTGGTGAGGATATAGCAACAGAAGGCAAGCACCTGCGTATGGGCTCAATAACCATGCCTGAGCCCCAGGAGCGAATGCCCTTGCCCCACCTGCACACTATCGCTTGCGGGCAGGGCTTTTCTGTCCGCTCCCAGTCCCTCCACTCTGTTGGTGGCGGTaacacaggaggaggaggaggagatgaggAAGTGGGCAGTCCCACCTCTAGGAAGCAGCCACCACCTAAGCCTAGGAGAGACCCGGCTACCAAGCTGAGCATGTCGTCTGAAGCAGTGGACCACAGTGCCATGTCCACCTGCCGTGGGGAGAGATGTGACG TACAAGGATGCAATGAGGACTGCAGAAGGGTGCCTCCTCCAAAACCCAAGAGGAACCCCAACACACAACTTAGTGTTTCCTTTGACGAGTCCTACATTAGGAGTCACGGAAGCAGTGGTGTGTGCCTGTCCAAGCACCTCCACCACACCACATCCCCATGCGAACTTAACCCTTCACCTCCACAGAGTGATGAGAGTCCCACAGACGAGTGTGAGGATGAGCCTGTCTACATAGAAATGGGGGGGATTGACATAGGGCCACGAGAACCATTGAAGATTGAGGATGAAGAGCCAGGAGAGTCTGTGTATGAGGAAATGAAGTATCCAGTCCTGGATGATATGGAGTACCGCACTGATCCTGTTGGATGTCGTTCTGCCTGCCCCACCCCAGCACCCTACGACCCTGAGCCTCTCAGTCGCTGCTCCACCCCTCGAAACATCCCCCTCTGTGACATTCCTGCACCCTTTCCTAATTTACTCACTCACCGACCGCCGCTGCTGGTGTTTCCACCAGCACCAGCCCAGTGCTCACCAAACTCAGATGAGTCTCCCCTCACACCTTTAGATGTAGCCAAATTACCAATGCTGGAGAACCAGCCCTATAGCAAATCCCCAACCTCTTCAAATGAACCTCCTTCTTCTGCTCACATCCGCAGGGAGCTCACTGCTACCCCAACACTTACAGTTTCTGGCCGCTCCTCTGCACCTCCACTCCCCTGTACGCTTTACAAATCCTCCTCAACATCATCCTATCAGCGTAGCCATTCTGCCTGCCCATCACCGGTCAGCATGGGCCGCTGTCTCACCCCTCTGAGCCTAATGCGTACACCTCCATTTGATGCTCCAATGCCTTTTCCCGGGGGTCTCCCTCGGAGTGCATCTGCAACCCCTCATGGCAAAGGTTCACCACCTCAAGAAGGTGTTGGACGACTCCACGGGTCTATGCAGAATGTGTCAACAGGTCGTTCACGGACACCCACCAGTCCACTTGATGAACTAACAAACCTGTTCACCACAGGCAGGAATATGCTGAAGAAAAATGCCAGTGGAAGGAAATCTAAAGAACCTGGAGAGA CTGAGTCTAAGGTCAAGTCTCACAGTGATTCCAAGCGTGAAGGTAAGGAACGCCACAGCAAGGATTCCAAACGTGAGTCCAAAGAGCGCCACAGCAAGGAGTCTTCTCATCgaagagaaagagacaaagacaaagacaaagataGGGGCAGCAGCAATACAGAACCTCCGACCCACAGACGGAACAGTCGAGACCGCACCTCCAGCAGTACAGATGTGCCCCTTGTCCGCAGGGATAGTAAGGATCAAGCCTCCAGTGGTCTAGAGCCCATCTCTGGGAGACGGGACTCCAAAGACAAAAGCTGCAGCTCCTCAGACCCCATACCTTTAATTAGAAAAGACTCCAAAGAAAGATGTTTTAGCAACGGTGAACTAATTCCAAGGAAAGACGGCAAAGATCGGGGTGGAGGACATGCAATAGAGTTTTCACAAAGACAGGAAAGCAAAGACAGAGACAAACTAATAGATCAGCAACACGAGCCCTTATCAAAACAAGACAGCAAAGAAAGGGCAAGAAATGGTTTGGACTCAAAGCAAGATAGCAGAGACCGTGTAGGTGAACTTCTGCCTCGTCAAGAAAGTAAAGACAGAAATAGAAATGGACCAGAATTTAGGCATGATTGCAAAGACAATCGTACTGATTTGTTACTTCATCAAGAGAGTGTAGACAGAGAAAGAAGTAGCACTGAACATAAATATGAAGGACGAATAGACCAGCCACCTGAAATGCTGCTGAGACAAGAAACATCACGGAGCAACAAGGTTGATTTTAAGTATGAAGGCAGAGATCGGAATTGCCACAATGGAGGGGATCTTCCTCCCCCACTTTTACCAAGGCAGGAAAGTAAAGACTTGATTAGGACAGGCCTTGAAGTGAGACGGGACAGCAAAGACAGAAGTCTTAATGGCTCAGAGCAGCATCTTTATGATTTCAAATGCAGCAAGAGTCCTCCGGCAACGGAGTACAGGTGTGATAAAGAGCGTGGACACAGGTCAGATGGTACGCCGAGGCATAACAACAGAGCTAATCACAATATGGACCAGTCAAAAGCACAAGAGAAAAGTGGCAGCACAACTTCAGGGCAACATTCATCCACTACTACACCCACTCACCATGGGAAATCATCCGGTAGCCCACCTTTGTCTGCAGGAACTGGAAACG atttgaaaaCTCCATCCAAGTTTAGTCGCTCCCCTTCAATGCCTAATAACCCTTCCCCACTTGGAACGCCACAGAGgagagctgcagaaacacatcAAAGTCAG ATGCTGCAGATGCCATGGATCTGTGGAGACACCACTATGCTAGATCAGATAGAAAGAAAACGGACCCTCTGTGCGGAGATCCTCTCCAGACAGCATCCACACTTGCAGAGATATCTGGAAAGGCCTCCACCTCCTGACAAGAATGAGGACAGGCACCTGGAGCGAAGTCAGTGCAAGCAGGAAAGTGTGTCTGTTCTCGCTGGCTGTGGAAAGAGCAGTGGAACCAAGAAGATCCGACCTCCCCCATACCCAACACAGACAACTGTATTCTGGGACACAGCCAtctga
- the LOC102236631 gene encoding zinc finger CCCH domain-containing protein 13-like isoform X3: protein MGSITMPEPQERMPLPHLHTIACGQGFSVRSQSLHSVGGGNTGGGGGDEEVGSPTSRKQPPPKPRRDPATKLSMSSEAVDHSAMSTCRGERCDAVQGCNEDCRRVPPPKPKRNPNTQLSVSFDESYIRSHGSSGVCLSKHLHHTTSPCELNPSPPQSDESPTDECEDEPVYIEMGGIDIGPREPLKIEDEEPGESVYEEMKYPVLDDMEYRTDPVGCRSACPTPAPYDPEPLSRCSTPRNIPLCDIPAPFPNLLTHRPPLLVFPPAPAQCSPNSDESPLTPLDVAKLPMLENQPYSKSPTSSNEPPSSAHIRRELTATPTLTVSGRSSAPPLPCTLYKSSSTSSYQRSHSACPSPVSMGRCLTPLSLMRTPPFDAPMPFPGGLPRSASATPHGKGSPPQEGVGRLHGSMQNVSTGRSRTPTSPLDELTNLFTTGRNMLKKNASGRKSKEPGETESKVKSHSDSKREGKERHSKDSKRESKERHSKESSHRRERDKDKDKDRGSSNTEPPTHRRNSRDRTSSSTDVPLVRRDSKDQASSGLEPISGRRDSKDKSCSSSDPIPLIRKDSKERCFSNGELIPRKDGKDRGGGHAIEFSQRQESKDRDKLIDQQHEPLSKQDSKERARNGLDSKQDSRDRVGELLPRQESKDRNRNGPEFRHDCKDNRTDLLLHQESVDRERSSTEHKYEGRIDQPPEMLLRQETSRSNKVDFKYEGRDRNCHNGGDLPPPLLPRQESKDLIRTGLEVRRDSKDRSLNGSEQHLYDFKCSKSPPATEYRCDKERGHRSDGTPRHNNRANHNMDQSKAQEKSGSTTSGQHSSTTTPTHHGKSSGSPPLSAGTGNDLKTPSKFSRSPSMPNNPSPLGTPQRRAAETHQSQMLQMPWICGDTTMLDQIERKRTLCAEILSRQHPHLQRYLERPPPPDKNEDRHLERSQCKQESVSVLAGCGKSSGTKKIRPPPYPTQTTVFWDTAI from the exons ATGGGCTCAATAACCATGCCTGAGCCCCAGGAGCGAATGCCCTTGCCCCACCTGCACACTATCGCTTGCGGGCAGGGCTTTTCTGTCCGCTCCCAGTCCCTCCACTCTGTTGGTGGCGGTaacacaggaggaggaggaggagatgaggAAGTGGGCAGTCCCACCTCTAGGAAGCAGCCACCACCTAAGCCTAGGAGAGACCCGGCTACCAAGCTGAGCATGTCGTCTGAAGCAGTGGACCACAGTGCCATGTCCACCTGCCGTGGGGAGAGATGTGACG CAGTACAAGGATGCAATGAGGACTGCAGAAGGGTGCCTCCTCCAAAACCCAAGAGGAACCCCAACACACAACTTAGTGTTTCCTTTGACGAGTCCTACATTAGGAGTCACGGAAGCAGTGGTGTGTGCCTGTCCAAGCACCTCCACCACACCACATCCCCATGCGAACTTAACCCTTCACCTCCACAGAGTGATGAGAGTCCCACAGACGAGTGTGAGGATGAGCCTGTCTACATAGAAATGGGGGGGATTGACATAGGGCCACGAGAACCATTGAAGATTGAGGATGAAGAGCCAGGAGAGTCTGTGTATGAGGAAATGAAGTATCCAGTCCTGGATGATATGGAGTACCGCACTGATCCTGTTGGATGTCGTTCTGCCTGCCCCACCCCAGCACCCTACGACCCTGAGCCTCTCAGTCGCTGCTCCACCCCTCGAAACATCCCCCTCTGTGACATTCCTGCACCCTTTCCTAATTTACTCACTCACCGACCGCCGCTGCTGGTGTTTCCACCAGCACCAGCCCAGTGCTCACCAAACTCAGATGAGTCTCCCCTCACACCTTTAGATGTAGCCAAATTACCAATGCTGGAGAACCAGCCCTATAGCAAATCCCCAACCTCTTCAAATGAACCTCCTTCTTCTGCTCACATCCGCAGGGAGCTCACTGCTACCCCAACACTTACAGTTTCTGGCCGCTCCTCTGCACCTCCACTCCCCTGTACGCTTTACAAATCCTCCTCAACATCATCCTATCAGCGTAGCCATTCTGCCTGCCCATCACCGGTCAGCATGGGCCGCTGTCTCACCCCTCTGAGCCTAATGCGTACACCTCCATTTGATGCTCCAATGCCTTTTCCCGGGGGTCTCCCTCGGAGTGCATCTGCAACCCCTCATGGCAAAGGTTCACCACCTCAAGAAGGTGTTGGACGACTCCACGGGTCTATGCAGAATGTGTCAACAGGTCGTTCACGGACACCCACCAGTCCACTTGATGAACTAACAAACCTGTTCACCACAGGCAGGAATATGCTGAAGAAAAATGCCAGTGGAAGGAAATCTAAAGAACCTGGAGAGA CTGAGTCTAAGGTCAAGTCTCACAGTGATTCCAAGCGTGAAGGTAAGGAACGCCACAGCAAGGATTCCAAACGTGAGTCCAAAGAGCGCCACAGCAAGGAGTCTTCTCATCgaagagaaagagacaaagacaaagacaaagataGGGGCAGCAGCAATACAGAACCTCCGACCCACAGACGGAACAGTCGAGACCGCACCTCCAGCAGTACAGATGTGCCCCTTGTCCGCAGGGATAGTAAGGATCAAGCCTCCAGTGGTCTAGAGCCCATCTCTGGGAGACGGGACTCCAAAGACAAAAGCTGCAGCTCCTCAGACCCCATACCTTTAATTAGAAAAGACTCCAAAGAAAGATGTTTTAGCAACGGTGAACTAATTCCAAGGAAAGACGGCAAAGATCGGGGTGGAGGACATGCAATAGAGTTTTCACAAAGACAGGAAAGCAAAGACAGAGACAAACTAATAGATCAGCAACACGAGCCCTTATCAAAACAAGACAGCAAAGAAAGGGCAAGAAATGGTTTGGACTCAAAGCAAGATAGCAGAGACCGTGTAGGTGAACTTCTGCCTCGTCAAGAAAGTAAAGACAGAAATAGAAATGGACCAGAATTTAGGCATGATTGCAAAGACAATCGTACTGATTTGTTACTTCATCAAGAGAGTGTAGACAGAGAAAGAAGTAGCACTGAACATAAATATGAAGGACGAATAGACCAGCCACCTGAAATGCTGCTGAGACAAGAAACATCACGGAGCAACAAGGTTGATTTTAAGTATGAAGGCAGAGATCGGAATTGCCACAATGGAGGGGATCTTCCTCCCCCACTTTTACCAAGGCAGGAAAGTAAAGACTTGATTAGGACAGGCCTTGAAGTGAGACGGGACAGCAAAGACAGAAGTCTTAATGGCTCAGAGCAGCATCTTTATGATTTCAAATGCAGCAAGAGTCCTCCGGCAACGGAGTACAGGTGTGATAAAGAGCGTGGACACAGGTCAGATGGTACGCCGAGGCATAACAACAGAGCTAATCACAATATGGACCAGTCAAAAGCACAAGAGAAAAGTGGCAGCACAACTTCAGGGCAACATTCATCCACTACTACACCCACTCACCATGGGAAATCATCCGGTAGCCCACCTTTGTCTGCAGGAACTGGAAACG atttgaaaaCTCCATCCAAGTTTAGTCGCTCCCCTTCAATGCCTAATAACCCTTCCCCACTTGGAACGCCACAGAGgagagctgcagaaacacatcAAAGTCAG ATGCTGCAGATGCCATGGATCTGTGGAGACACCACTATGCTAGATCAGATAGAAAGAAAACGGACCCTCTGTGCGGAGATCCTCTCCAGACAGCATCCACACTTGCAGAGATATCTGGAAAGGCCTCCACCTCCTGACAAGAATGAGGACAGGCACCTGGAGCGAAGTCAGTGCAAGCAGGAAAGTGTGTCTGTTCTCGCTGGCTGTGGAAAGAGCAGTGGAACCAAGAAGATCCGACCTCCCCCATACCCAACACAGACAACTGTATTCTGGGACACAGCCAtctga